The Actinocatenispora sera genome has a window encoding:
- a CDS encoding excisionase family DNA-binding protein encodes MLTVEEAAAVMKMSTRYVRRLVAERRIPFHKVGRSVRLLSSDVWAHVHAGRVEAMTVSDVWRGLREVA; translated from the coding sequence GTGTTGACCGTTGAGGAAGCGGCGGCGGTCATGAAGATGAGTACCCGCTACGTCCGTCGGCTCGTCGCCGAGCGGCGCATCCCGTTCCACAAGGTCGGCCGCAGCGTCCGGCTGCTCAGCTCCGACGTGTGGGCGCATGTCCACGCCGGCAGGGTCGAGGCCATGACCGTCTCCGACGTGTGGCGCGGGCTGCGGGAGGTGGCCTGA
- a CDS encoding replication initiator, whose amino-acid sequence MAAELAKQFGVCVKPVWLRRTNTATGETELISVPCGATSAAKCEPCAEANRRLRMQQIREGWHLTDEPVTTPDAPTDEQRELVEYRAVLEFARTSVVMAAEWDQVAELDAEIDQVDEQITAAGIRGSVLPGGRKDGTDEQETAPARKRSTKRRQDAPDLPRLPVANRTIPHPHIGSDGHEHRDSMFLTLTLGSYGAVHSSYYRRGRVQPCECGELHAQHDPRLGTPVDPDAYDYRAAALDAIHFAKVIDRFWQNLRRAVGWKVQYAGSIEMQKRLAPHGHFAVRGALARKLVKQVAAATYHQVWWPAHDRLVYDPDGPLPTWDADALAYRDPTTGAALPTWDEALDAIDDDPAAEPAHVARLGTVDVKGVRGGSDNAEKTIRYITKYIAKDITDAVSPDSRAQEQHMARLADELQTLPCSPTCPNWLLYGIQPKNAKATARPGRCKGKVHQRRTLGFTGRRVLVSRQWSNKTLADHRGDRKAWVKALLALSATGNDDGDQAAGTAQDQADGPGQGQAATLDRFEYQLASRDDPDVPPPHVHFLRKIAERQQWRAQLDAAKQQVLQRLSATGHAA is encoded by the coding sequence GCGAAGCAGTTCGGGGTGTGCGTCAAGCCGGTGTGGCTGCGCCGCACCAACACCGCCACCGGCGAAACCGAGCTGATCTCCGTGCCGTGCGGCGCCACGTCTGCGGCCAAGTGCGAACCGTGCGCCGAGGCGAACCGCCGGCTGCGGATGCAGCAGATCCGCGAGGGCTGGCACCTCACGGACGAACCGGTGACGACCCCGGACGCACCAACAGACGAGCAGCGGGAGTTGGTCGAGTACCGGGCCGTCCTGGAATTCGCCCGGACCTCGGTGGTGATGGCCGCCGAATGGGACCAGGTCGCCGAGCTGGACGCCGAGATCGACCAGGTGGACGAGCAGATCACCGCCGCCGGCATCCGCGGCTCGGTCCTGCCCGGCGGCCGGAAGGACGGCACCGACGAACAGGAGACGGCTCCGGCGCGGAAGCGGTCGACCAAACGGCGCCAGGACGCACCCGACCTGCCCCGGCTCCCGGTCGCGAACCGCACCATCCCGCACCCGCACATCGGCTCCGACGGCCACGAGCACCGGGACTCGATGTTCCTGACCCTCACCCTCGGCTCGTACGGGGCGGTGCACTCGTCGTACTACCGGCGCGGCCGGGTGCAGCCGTGCGAGTGCGGGGAGCTGCACGCGCAGCATGACCCCCGACTGGGCACCCCGGTCGACCCCGACGCGTACGACTACCGGGCCGCGGCGTTGGACGCTATCCACTTCGCGAAGGTCATCGACCGGTTCTGGCAGAACCTGCGCCGCGCCGTCGGCTGGAAAGTCCAGTACGCCGGGTCGATCGAGATGCAGAAGCGGCTCGCCCCGCACGGGCACTTCGCGGTGCGTGGTGCGCTGGCCCGCAAGCTGGTCAAGCAAGTCGCTGCCGCGACCTACCACCAGGTGTGGTGGCCCGCGCATGACCGGCTCGTCTACGACCCCGACGGGCCGCTCCCGACCTGGGACGCGGATGCGCTGGCCTACCGTGACCCGACGACAGGTGCGGCGCTGCCGACCTGGGATGAGGCCCTGGATGCCATCGACGACGACCCCGCCGCCGAGCCTGCCCACGTGGCGCGGCTGGGCACGGTCGACGTCAAGGGCGTGCGCGGCGGCTCCGACAACGCCGAGAAAACCATCCGCTACATCACGAAGTACATCGCCAAGGACATCACCGACGCCGTGTCGCCCGACTCGCGGGCGCAGGAACAGCACATGGCGCGCCTGGCGGACGAGCTGCAAACCCTGCCGTGCTCGCCGACCTGCCCGAACTGGCTGCTCTACGGCATCCAACCCAAGAACGCGAAAGCCACTGCACGGCCGGGACGGTGCAAGGGCAAGGTCCACCAGCGGCGCACCCTCGGCTTCACCGGACGGCGCGTGCTGGTCTCCCGGCAGTGGTCGAACAAGACCCTCGCCGACCACCGCGGCGACCGCAAAGCCTGGGTCAAAGCACTCCTCGCCCTTTCGGCAACCGGCAACGACGACGGCGACCAGGCGGCCGGCACTGCCCAGGACCAGGCGGACGGTCCCGGGCAGGGCCAGGCGGCGACGCTCGATCGGTTCGAGTACCAACTCGCCTCCCGCGACGACCCCGACGTGCCGCCACCACACGTGCACTTCCTGCGCAAGATCGCCGAGCGCCAGCAATGGCGCGCGCAACTCGACGCGGCGAAACAGCAAGTCCTGCAACGACTTTCGGCAACAGGCCACGCGGCATGA